A portion of the Lolium rigidum isolate FL_2022 chromosome 1, APGP_CSIRO_Lrig_0.1, whole genome shotgun sequence genome contains these proteins:
- the LOC124661533 gene encoding uncharacterized protein LOC124661533 gives MHTVLAGFPGSSTESNNVLAHKAEEKDRLTMLTDDVLLHILGRVDLATAARTSTLSKHWRNLPWLLPELNLHVTDFLCPDDQVELAQQMDQAMASLTKATKSFLAQPHLTYDTVARLSLKLYMTGNYNYKYDIGLLVSDAIDNGMVKELDLAILDKKEYCKIKDKLQRARDVEGFFSEYPSMIRCLARLHLQNVCFAEWEISHLLFDCCKQLQHLSLDNCDAGKWSIWQINAPNSNIRILEFRVTWMKRLEVLCLPKLERLHFKNWLYHEPPLSFGSVSSLKELLLLCPATIDHRDFSLSQVLCGATNLHTLTLNFQGEKLWIQPEGKQLCTAFNMLKKLCIHGIYVEFDLLWTINLLEAATSVEIFDVEIYEHQCQEGERRVRYYGAQREKPSWKASGFTVCNNRRLKELRFAGFRPLLESHMLFVRAMMDHAPHLETVLLTDGEASCENCDAVVPRPPRTGGLFPRDRAEQETVARQLRSRACAAAKIVFSTRYSTVVL, from the exons ATGCACACTGTGTTGGCAGGATTCCCAGGTTCATCCACTGAGTCAAATAATGTTCTCGCCCAT AAAGCAGAGGAGAAAGATAGGCTCACCATGCTCACTGATGATGTTTTACTGCACATCTTAGGGAGAGTAGACCTTGCAACGGCAGCAAGGACGAGCACTCTGTCAAAGCACTGGAGAAACTTGCCTTGGTTGCTTCCTGAGCTCAACCTTCACGTTACGGATTTTCTCTGCCCAGATGACCAGGTTGAGCTTGCACAACAGATGGATCAAGCAATGGCGTCCCTCACCAAAGCCACTAAGAGTTTCTTGGCTCAACCCCACCTCACATATGACACCGTCGCGAGACTATCTCTTAAGTTATACATGACCGGCAACTACAACTACAAGTATGACATTGGCCTGCTAGTTAGTGACGCCATTGACAATGGGATGGTAAAAGAACTGGACCTTGCTATTCTTGACAAGAAGGAATACTGTAAAATCAAGGATAAGCTACAACGAGCGCGGGATGTGGAGGGGTTTTTCAGTGAATATCCTAGTATGATTCGTTGCCTTGCAAGGCTCCATCTACAAAATGTGTGCTTTGCCGAGTGGGAGATAAGTCACCTTTTATTTGACTGCTGCAAGCAACTGCAGCATCTTAGTCTGGACAATTGTGATGCCGGGAAATGGTCGATATGGCAGATAAATGCGCCGAATTCGAATATCAGAATTCTCGAATTCCGTGTAACCTGGATGAAAAGACTTGAGGTGCTATGCCTTCCTAAACTCGAGAGGCTCCATTTCAAGAATTGGTTGTATCATGAGCCCCCCTTGAGTTTTGGTTCTGTCTCATCTCTTAAGGAATTGTTGCTCCTATGTCCTGCAACTATTGATCACAGAGACTTTAGTTTAAGCCAGGTTCTATGTGGTGCCACGAACTTGCATACCCTAACCTTAAACTTCCAAGGAGAAAAG CTTTGGATTCAACCAGAAGGAAAGCAACTCTGCACTGCATTTAACATGCTAAAGAAACTGTGTATCCATGGCATCTATGTTGAATTTGACCTGTTATGGACAATAAATCTCCTTGAAGCTGCTACATCTGTTGAGATATTCGATGTTGAG ATATACGAACATCAATGCCAAGAAGGGGAAAGGAGAGTAAGATATTATGGTGCTCAGAGGGAGAAACCTTCTTGGAAAGCGTCTGGGTTCACAGTCTGTAATAACCGGCGGTTGAAAGAACTCCGATTTGCTGGATTTAGGCCCCTACTGGAGTCACATATGTTATTTGTAAGAGCCATGATGGATCATGCCCCACACTTGGAAACTGTTCTACTCACAGATGGCGAAGCATCATGCGAGAACTGTGATGCAGTTGTCCCGCGGCCTCCCCGGACAGGAGGCTTGTTTCCAAGGGACAGAGCTGAGCAAGAGACAGTGGCTAGGCAACTGAGAAGCAGGGCGTGCGCCGCGGCGAAGATTGTTTTCAGCACCAGATACTCTACTGTAGTATTGTAA